In the Streptomyces sp. FXJ1.172 genome, one interval contains:
- the istB gene encoding IS21-like element helper ATPase IstB: protein MSELTGNRIRTTAGKLGLPHLAETINEYTRRADEAKMGYLDFLDLVLSEELAVRDDRRFRQGLRLSKLPHHKTLDEYDFSFQPELDPRKVKDLASLSFVDGKANAALLGPPGVGKTHIAVALAVAACRAGYSIYFTSLDDMVRNLKAAESAGRLVNKLGTYLRPSFLVVDEVGYQPLERAEANLVFQVISKRYEKGSTILTSNKTFSEWGQVFGDEVLATAILDRLLHHCEVIAINGPSYRLKNRLQAIERETDVA, encoded by the coding sequence TTGAGCGAGCTGACCGGCAACCGCATCCGCACCACGGCCGGCAAGCTCGGCCTGCCCCACCTGGCAGAGACCATCAACGAGTACACCCGCCGGGCCGACGAGGCGAAGATGGGCTACCTCGACTTCCTCGACCTGGTCCTGTCCGAGGAACTGGCCGTCCGCGACGACCGCCGATTCCGCCAGGGCCTGCGGCTGTCGAAGCTGCCGCACCACAAGACGCTGGACGAGTACGACTTCTCCTTCCAGCCCGAGCTCGACCCGCGCAAGGTCAAAGACCTCGCCAGCCTCTCCTTCGTCGACGGCAAAGCGAACGCAGCGCTGCTGGGGCCGCCCGGAGTGGGCAAGACGCATATCGCCGTCGCTCTCGCTGTCGCGGCCTGCCGGGCCGGCTACTCGATCTACTTCACCAGCCTCGACGACATGGTCCGCAACCTGAAGGCCGCCGAGTCGGCCGGACGGCTGGTCAACAAACTCGGCACCTACCTGCGGCCGAGCTTCCTTGTGGTCGATGAGGTGGGCTACCAGCCCCTCGAACGAGCCGAGGCGAACCTGGTCTTCCAGGTCATCTCCAAGCGTTACGAGAAGGGCTCCACCATCCTGACCTCAAACAAGACCTTCAGCGAGTGGGGACAGGTCTTCGGTGACGAGGTCCTCGCCACCGCGATCCTCGACCGCCTCCTCCACCACTGCGAAGTGATCGCCATCAATGGCCCGAGCTACCGGCTCAAGAACCGCCTACAGGCCATCGAGCGAGAGACCGACGTGGCCTGA
- a CDS encoding class I SAM-dependent DNA methyltransferase — protein MNADRWLADTRTSYDTVAASYADQLREALAGAPYLRAALALFADLVHAAGGGPVADVGCGPGHVTAHLHELGVDAFGIDLSSVMIDVAQRDHPRLRFEVGSMTDLDLADASVAGLLAFWSLIHVPDEAVPTVFGHFRRVLRPGGPLLLGFHVGDGSRLKTQGYGGHPMNVHVHRRQPDQVAAWLRDAGFTVEAQMLIDPDETVPGAVLFARRQS, from the coding sequence ATGAACGCGGACCGCTGGTTGGCAGACACCCGGACCTCCTACGACACGGTCGCGGCCAGCTATGCCGACCAACTACGCGAGGCTCTGGCCGGGGCGCCGTATCTTCGGGCGGCTCTGGCGCTGTTCGCCGACCTGGTGCACGCCGCTGGCGGTGGGCCGGTGGCGGACGTGGGCTGCGGACCTGGACACGTCACCGCTCACCTGCACGAGCTGGGTGTGGACGCTTTCGGCATCGACCTTTCTTCCGTGATGATCGACGTGGCTCAGCGCGACCACCCCCGCCTGCGGTTCGAGGTGGGCTCGATGACCGACCTCGACCTCGCCGATGCTTCAGTCGCCGGCCTGCTCGCATTTTGGTCGTTGATTCACGTCCCGGACGAAGCCGTGCCCACGGTCTTCGGCCACTTCCGGCGCGTGTTGCGTCCCGGCGGACCACTGCTGCTCGGCTTTCACGTCGGCGACGGGTCGAGGCTGAAGACGCAGGGCTACGGCGGTCACCCGATGAACGTCCACGTTCACCGCCGCCAGCCTGACCAAGTGGCGGCCTGGCTACGCGATGCCGGGTTCACCGTCGAGGCCCAAATGCTGATCGACCCCGACGAGACCGTTCCAGGTGCGGTCCTCTTCGCACGCCGTCAGTCCTAG
- the istA gene encoding IS21 family transposase has product MVLDPQRWLELRRFRALVESGAVSLTEVAKETGLDRKTVRKYLSSTAASVPPRRTSNGRPRKKVVDEVAPLIDAMLRAEILIKGAVVHERLVKEYGSTINYQRVKLYLQEARPRIAGELGIEPRELAGMHRRFEVVPGAQAQVDWGDEGKILAHLGIPKVYSFHMVLSYSRDPFCCFTTSQDLQTFFDCHRRAFAHFGGVPMSIVYDRTKTVVRRHVAPGEAVPLHPEAVGFAGHYDFDIDVLAAYRPTGKGRVERQVLIVRDHVLAGRAFSSLEELDAAFMAWVPQRRARTHATHHEVIGHRAARDHAALKPLPPSPYLVAERHLRPVGKDCLVAFGGNLYSVPARKVRPRQLVEIRATKSQVMVHTTVPDAGGETLLSSHPRAVGRGVVVRQDEHWDGLPTGRNRRTTTGDEPPPPRSESSASGRIGPLQALLSRSAATQIEVGRRPLSVYDELTGTRPFTTNFPTKESS; this is encoded by the coding sequence GTGGTTTTGGACCCGCAGCGCTGGCTGGAGCTGCGGCGGTTCCGTGCTCTGGTTGAGTCAGGAGCGGTCAGTCTGACCGAGGTGGCCAAGGAGACCGGGCTGGACCGCAAGACGGTCCGCAAGTATCTGTCGAGCACGGCGGCGTCAGTGCCGCCGAGGCGGACGTCGAACGGCCGGCCCCGGAAGAAGGTGGTCGACGAGGTCGCCCCGTTGATCGACGCGATGCTGCGGGCAGAGATCCTCATCAAGGGCGCCGTGGTGCACGAGCGTCTGGTGAAGGAGTACGGCTCGACGATCAACTATCAGCGGGTCAAGCTCTATCTGCAGGAGGCCCGGCCGCGGATCGCGGGTGAACTGGGCATCGAACCGCGGGAGTTGGCGGGTATGCATCGCCGCTTCGAGGTGGTCCCCGGGGCCCAGGCTCAGGTCGACTGGGGCGATGAAGGCAAGATCCTCGCCCACCTGGGCATCCCGAAGGTCTACTCGTTCCATATGGTTTTGTCGTACTCGCGCGACCCGTTCTGCTGCTTCACCACGAGCCAGGACCTGCAGACCTTCTTCGACTGCCACCGGCGGGCATTTGCGCACTTCGGCGGGGTGCCGATGTCGATCGTCTACGACCGGACCAAGACCGTCGTGCGCCGGCACGTCGCCCCGGGCGAGGCGGTGCCGCTGCATCCGGAAGCGGTCGGCTTCGCCGGCCACTACGACTTCGACATCGACGTGCTGGCCGCCTACCGGCCCACCGGGAAGGGCCGGGTCGAACGCCAGGTGTTGATCGTGCGTGATCACGTGCTGGCCGGGCGGGCGTTCTCCTCGCTCGAGGAGCTGGATGCCGCCTTCATGGCGTGGGTGCCGCAGCGACGCGCCCGCACCCACGCCACCCACCACGAGGTCATCGGACACCGGGCCGCCCGGGATCACGCCGCCCTCAAGCCGTTGCCACCCTCGCCCTATCTGGTGGCCGAGCGGCATCTGCGGCCGGTCGGCAAGGACTGCCTGGTCGCGTTCGGCGGAAACCTCTACTCGGTGCCCGCCCGCAAGGTTCGCCCGCGTCAGCTGGTGGAGATCAGAGCGACGAAGTCCCAGGTCATGGTGCACACGACCGTCCCCGATGCCGGCGGCGAGACCCTGCTGTCCAGCCATCCGCGGGCGGTCGGCCGTGGCGTGGTTGTCAGGCAGGACGAGCACTGGGACGGCCTGCCGACCGGCAGGAACCGCCGCACCACGACGGGCGACGAGCCGCCACCACCGCGGAGCGAGTCCTCCGCGTCCGGTCGCATCGGGCCGTTGCAGGCCCTGCTGAGCCGGTCCGCCGCAACCCAGATCGAGGTAGGGAGGCGACCGCTATCGGTCTACGACGAACTGACCGGCACCCGGCCCTTCACCACCAACTTCCCGACGAAGGAGTCGTCTTGA